A stretch of DNA from Skermanella mucosa:
CTACCGGGGCTTCGCCGAGGAATTGGCGACCCTCCCGGGCAACTACGCGGCGCCGCGGGAGAACCGCTGGGCTGCGTGGCGCTCCGGCCCATGGCACCCGCCGGCGGCCCTGAGGGCGGCTGCTGCGAGATGAAGCGGCTCTACGTCCTGCCGCGGGGGCGCAACCTCGGTCTTGGCCGGGCGCTGGTGGACGCCATCGTCGCGGAGGCGGTGCGGATCGGATACCGCGAGACGAGGCTGGACACGCTGCCGAACCTGACCGAGGCGATCGCGCTCTACGAAAAGACGGGGTTCACGCCCGTCGCCCCCTATTACGACACGCCGGTGCCGGGCACGATCTTTTTTGGGGCGGTTGCTTACGGGCTGACCCGGCCTGCCGGCCATTGGGGCGGCGACGGGACGCCGGTCCGGTGTTGACACCCCCGGGCTATATCAGCAAACGACAGCGGGTGTCATGATTCGTCTACCTCGGCGTCGCGGGTTGGCGGGGCACCGTGCGAAAAGCCGGAGGATGGTCAGTCAAGGTCATCCCGGGCCGTTCCAAGGTCACTCCCTTGAGGGGAGTTTCCCTCTGGAGGTCATTCCGGGTCATCCTCCGCCAGAACACCTCTCGGTCATCCGGATCGGCCATGAACATCGATCCGCACAGGCGGCTGTGTGATTCAATTGTCAAAGATCCCGCGCACGAGGGTGCGAGCGGCACAATAGCAGAAGCAGGATAAGATTACTATCCTAGCAATAATTCCGATAATCGGGACACACCCACCCATTGGCATTCTCCATTCGCCCGACATGCGCCTGCATCGGCGTATCGGAACCGGGCACTACAGGCGAGCTTTCATCCCGGCCCATCATCACCTGCTCATTTTGTCCATATCAGGTCAGCGATTCTGAACTGAGCGGCTGGCTGATGGCGACGGATATCTGGGAAATACTCGACGCGGTACCAATCCTTGGTCTTGGGATCACGAGTAACCATCACTGCGGAACCATAGCGGGAATGTTCTGTCCGAACCTTATCGGAGTTGCCACTGGAATTGAGACGGCCAGTCTCCTCATCGTCCTTAACCTCAACCAGGCCGATCCTGTCTAGTGGTCCTGCACAGTGATTTTGATGAGTTCTGCGGAGCGGAGTGGCGTAGGTCGGCCTTCGCCCGTCAGGGCGAACGCCGACACCCCGCATCAACGCTCCGGCCACGCTGTCGGCGTCGGCCGAGGCCGACCTACGGCAAACCGATCAAGTGCAGGCTTCCTAGGCATACATCCCCGTGCCGTAGCTACAAAAACCGCTTTCCCGTCCATGTTATCGTAGCTACGATAACCGGGATGAACACCTGGGACGAAGCCAAACGCGTGGCGAACCTTGCCAAGCATGGGCTGGACTTCGCCGCTGCCGAAGGGTTCGACTGGGATACCGCGCTGACCGCCGTGGACGAGCGCCGGGATTACGGCGAGGGCCGCTTCATATCCATCGGCTATATCGGGCCCCGCCTGCACGTGATGGCATGGACGCCGCGCGGTGACGACACGCGCATCATCGGATCGGGGAAGGCCAATGACCGGGAAGAACGCCGCTACCACGCCGCCCAAGCCTGACCATGTCAGCCAGGAGGATTGGGACGCCGTCGATGTGCCGGAGCTGACGGACGAATGGTTCGCCAAGGCGCGGCGGGGCGGCCGACCGAAGGCAGCGGCGCCCAAGGAGTTGACGACGCTTCGCCTCGACCCCGACGTGCTGGCACATTTCCGCGCGACGGGTCCGGGGTGGCAGACCAGGATCAATGAGGCGCTGCGCAAGGCAGCCGGCCTGCGCCCCTGACCGGTCTTCGGGCCGCGCAGGACGGGCTGGCCGCGATTACGGCGCGGAGCGGCCTGCCGATGCCGCTGGACCGGGGCCGGGCGCAACATGGATTGCATTGCCACATCGCCACATCGCCACGGAGCGCCGGCCGGCAAGCCCTCCTGGTCCGCGGCTCCCGCCCGGCGGGCCGGCGACTCCCGCGGTCCCGGTGCCCGGACAAGGAGCCTTGCCCCCCTTCCCGCCGCCTTCTATGATCGCGCCGAATTGGGGACGGAACGTTCCGGGACCAGGGGTTCGACGACGAGTTCCGCCGGCCTCGCGCGGTTCCGTCCGCAGCCCCCGACGATTACAGGCCGCCCGCGACCCGGGCGGCTGCGCAGAGGACCCGATGCCCCATCTCCGTTCCAGGACTTCCACCCACGGCCGCAACATGGCGGGAGCGCGCGGCCTGTGGCGCGCGACCGGCATGAAGGACGGCGATTTCGGCAAGCCGATCGTCGCGATCGCCAACTCCTTCACCCAGTTCGTGCCCGGCCACGTCCATCTGAAGGACCTGGGCCAGCTGGTCGCGCGGGAGATCGAGGCGGCGGGCGCCGTCGCGAAGGAGTTCAACACCATCGCGGTGGACGACGGCATCGCCATGGGCCATTCCGGCATGCTCTACAGCCTGCCCTCGCGCGAGATCATCGCCGACAGCGTCGAGTACATGGTCAACGCGCACTGCGCCGACGCGCTGGTCTGCATCTCCAACTGCGACAAGATCACGCCGGGCATGCTGATGGCGGCCCTGCGGCTGAACATCCCCACCGTCTTCGTCTCCGGCGGCCCGATGGAGGCCGGCAAGGTCAAGCTGCACAACAAGACCCGGGCGGTCGATCTGGTCGACGCCATGGTCGCGGCGGCCGATCCCAGCCTGGACGACGCCGAGGTGCTGGAGATGGAGCGGTCCGCCTGCCCGACCTGCGGGTCGTGCTCGGGCATGTTCACCGCCAACTCCATGAACTGCCTGACCGAGGCGCTGGGGCTGGCGCTGCCGGGCAACGGCTCCGTGCTGGCGACCCATGCCGACCGCAAGGGCCTGTTTCTCCAGGCGGCCCGGACGGTGGTCGAGATCGCGCGCCGCTACTATGAGCAGGACGACGCCAGCGTCCTGCCCCGCTCGGTCGCGAGCTTCGAGGCGTTCGAGAACGCGATGATGCTCGACATCGCCATGGGCGGCTCGACCAACACCGTGCTGCACCTGCTGGCCGCCGCCCACGAGGCGGAGGTGGACTTCACGATGAAGGACATCGACCGGCTGTCCCGCCGCATCCCGCAGCTCTGCAAGGTCGCCCCCTCGGTCCCCGATGTCCACATGGAGGACGTCCACCGCGCCGGCGGCATCATGGCGATCCTGGGCGAGCTGGACCGGGCCGGCCACCTGCACCGCGACCTTCCCGTGGTCCACGCCCCGACCCTGGGCGCCGCGCTCGACCGCTGGGACGTCAAGCGCACCGACGACCATGACGTCCTGCGCTTCTACTCCGCGGCTCCCGGCGGCATCCCGACGGTGGTCGCCTTCAGCCAGGAGCGGCGCTATCAGACGATCGACGTGGACCGGGCCGGCGGCGTGATCCGCGACGCCGAGCACGCCTTCAGCAAGGACGGCGGCCTGGCGGTCCTCTACGGCAACCTGGCGGAGGACGGCTGCATCGTGAAGACGGCCGGGGTCGATGCCTCGATCCTCAAGTTCTCCGGCCCGGCGCGCATCTTCGAGAGCCAGGACGCGGCGGTCGAGGCGATCCTGAACGGCGGCATCCAGGCCGGCGACGTGGTGCTGATCCGCTACGAGGGACCGCGCGGCGGGCCCGGCATGCAGGAGATGCTGTACCCGACCAGCTACCTGAAGTCCAAGGGCCTGGGCAAGGCGTGCGCCCTGATCACCGACGGGCGGTTCTCCGGGGGCACTTCCGGCCTGTCGATCGGCCATGTCTCGCCGGAAGCGGCCGAGGGCGGGGCGATCGGGCTGGTCGAGGAAGGCGACCTGATCGAGATCGACATCCCGAACCGCTCGATCCGCGTCGCCCTGACCGACCAGGAACTGGCCTCCCGCCGCGCCGCCATGGAGGTGCTGGGCGCCGACGCCTGGAAGCCGCGCGACCGCCACCGGCCCGTTTCCGTCGCATTGCAGGCCTATGCCGCGCTGACCACCAGCGCCGCCCGCGGCGCCGTCAGGGACGTGTCGGCGGCGACGCGAGCGCCTCGGCCGTAGGTTCCGCATTCCCGGACCGCCCCGCCGGACCGCCGTGTCCGGCGGGGCGGGCGGTTCCGGCGTCCAGGTGAACGGAAGACCGGTGCCCCATCTGGCGCCATGGTTCGATGGCGCATCGCTCCCGCATCGGTCGAGTGATGCATGGGGACCAGATTGTTCGCGGCGGCGCCGCGACAGCGGCGATCCGTCGAGCGATACAGCATAGCCACGAGAACCTGGGCGGGAGGCCCTGAAGGGCCTCCCGCCTGCGACCACGGCTGCCGGGCGTGGATGAACGGGTTCCCGACGGTTCAACCTCGATCCATTCCACGGAACAGGGGACCCGAAGACTCATCAAGTGTCCGAAAGGCCACCCCGGGGCCATGGGCGATCACCAGATCGAGTGATCGCGCTTCCCGACATACTCTATTTGAGATGATCCAAAGGCAATTATGAAACATACGCTTCAATTTGTTGTAAGCAGACTAGAAAAGAGCGAAAACCAGCATGGTCAATGCAAAGTTTGAAAAGAAACATAAGAAACGAAACGAATGAAGGAGATGCAAAATGCATGTTCTTGTCGCCTCTTTCATCCTGGCATTCGCAGTCTTTGTTCCTCCCTCGATGGCTCAGCAACAACAGCAGGACAGGCAACCGAATATCCTCGTGATATGGGGCGACGATATCGGCTGGTACAATATCAGCGCGTTCAACTTGGGCGTGATGGGGTACAAGACGCCCAACATCGACCGGATCGCCCGTGAAGGTGCGCTGTTCACCGACTGGTACGGACAGCAGAGCTGCACGGCCGGGCGCGCGGCGTTCATCACGGGGCAAGCGCCGGTTCGCACGGGGTTGACCAAGGTCGGCCTCCCCGGTGCGGAGATCGGGCTGAGGATGGAAGATCCAACGCTTGCCGGGCTGCTCAAGAGCCGCGGCTACATGACCGCCCAGTACGGCAAGAACCACCTGGGCGACCGTGACGAACACATGCCGACGAACCACGGTTTCGACGAGTTCTTCGGCAATCTCTACCACCTCAACGCCGAGGAGGAACCGGAGAACGAGGACTATCCCAAGGATCCGGCTTTCAAGAAACAATACGGGCCGCGCGGCGTCATCAGGGCGACCGCGGGCGGCACCATCGAGGATACCGGCCCGCTGACGCGCAAGCGGATGGAAACCGTGGACGAGGAAGTGACGGCTGGCGCCCTGGACTTCCTGGATCGGGCGACCACGGCGGGCAAGCCCTTTTTCCTCTGGTGGAATTCCACGCGGATGCACGTCTTTACCCGTCTGAAGCCTGAATCCCGTGGCAGGACGGGGATCGGCATCTATCCGGACGGCATGGTCGAGCATGACGGGCACGTCGGGCAGTTGCTGAAGAAGCTCGACGATCTGGGCATCGCCGACAACACCATCGTGATGTATTCGACCGACAACGGCGCCGAGGTCATGAGCTGGCCTGACGGCGGCACGACGCCGTTCCGCGGCGAGAAGAACACCCAGTGGGAAGGCGGCTATCGCGTACCGACCCTGATCCGGTGGCCCGGCGTGATCGAGCCCGGCACCATCCACAACGATGTCTTTTCCCACGAGGACATGCTGCCCACGCTTGTGGCGGCTGCCGGCAATCCGAACATCAAGGAAGAACTGCTGAGGGGGTATTCGGCGATCGGGCGCGATTACAAGGTGCATCTCGACGGCTACAACCTGCTGCCCTACTTGCGGGGCGAGGTCCGGGAAGCGCCGCGCAAGGAGTTCCTGTACTGGACCGACGGCGGGGATCTGGCGGCGCTTCGCTACGATCAGTGGAAGTTGCACTTCCTGGAA
This window harbors:
- a CDS encoding arylsulfatase, with translation MAQQQQQDRQPNILVIWGDDIGWYNISAFNLGVMGYKTPNIDRIAREGALFTDWYGQQSCTAGRAAFITGQAPVRTGLTKVGLPGAEIGLRMEDPTLAGLLKSRGYMTAQYGKNHLGDRDEHMPTNHGFDEFFGNLYHLNAEEEPENEDYPKDPAFKKQYGPRGVIRATAGGTIEDTGPLTRKRMETVDEEVTAGALDFLDRATTAGKPFFLWWNSTRMHVFTRLKPESRGRTGIGIYPDGMVEHDGHVGQLLKKLDDLGIADNTIVMYSTDNGAEVMSWPDGGTTPFRGEKNTQWEGGYRVPTLIRWPGVIEPGTIHNDVFSHEDMLPTLVAAAGNPNIKEELLRGYSAIGRDYKVHLDGYNLLPYLRGEVREAPRKEFLYWTDGGDLAALRYDQWKLHFLEQRAEGFDVWQEPFVQLRVPKLFTLRGDPFERADEEGMDYVRWRFERIFALVPAQAYVANWLQSFKEFPPRQKAASFSIDQVMARLVTNTSGN
- a CDS encoding BrnT family toxin, with translation MNTWDEAKRVANLAKHGLDFAAAEGFDWDTALTAVDERRDYGEGRFISIGYIGPRLHVMAWTPRGDDTRIIGSGKANDREERRYHAAQA
- a CDS encoding BrnA antitoxin family protein, producing MTGKNAATTPPKPDHVSQEDWDAVDVPELTDEWFAKARRGGRPKAAAPKELTTLRLDPDVLAHFRATGPGWQTRINEALRKAAGLRP
- a CDS encoding GNAT family N-acetyltransferase — encoded protein: MAPAGGPEGGCCEMKRLYVLPRGRNLGLGRALVDAIVAEAVRIGYRETRLDTLPNLTEAIALYEKTGFTPVAPYYDTPVPGTIFFGAVAYGLTRPAGHWGGDGTPVRC
- the ilvD gene encoding dihydroxy-acid dehydratase; amino-acid sequence: MPHLRSRTSTHGRNMAGARGLWRATGMKDGDFGKPIVAIANSFTQFVPGHVHLKDLGQLVAREIEAAGAVAKEFNTIAVDDGIAMGHSGMLYSLPSREIIADSVEYMVNAHCADALVCISNCDKITPGMLMAALRLNIPTVFVSGGPMEAGKVKLHNKTRAVDLVDAMVAAADPSLDDAEVLEMERSACPTCGSCSGMFTANSMNCLTEALGLALPGNGSVLATHADRKGLFLQAARTVVEIARRYYEQDDASVLPRSVASFEAFENAMMLDIAMGGSTNTVLHLLAAAHEAEVDFTMKDIDRLSRRIPQLCKVAPSVPDVHMEDVHRAGGIMAILGELDRAGHLHRDLPVVHAPTLGAALDRWDVKRTDDHDVLRFYSAAPGGIPTVVAFSQERRYQTIDVDRAGGVIRDAEHAFSKDGGLAVLYGNLAEDGCIVKTAGVDASILKFSGPARIFESQDAAVEAILNGGIQAGDVVLIRYEGPRGGPGMQEMLYPTSYLKSKGLGKACALITDGRFSGGTSGLSIGHVSPEAAEGGAIGLVEEGDLIEIDIPNRSIRVALTDQELASRRAAMEVLGADAWKPRDRHRPVSVALQAYAALTTSAARGAVRDVSAATRAPRP